The Microbacterium luteum genome includes a region encoding these proteins:
- a CDS encoding IS256 family transposase: MTQYQSALTTLIGEVLADPDLAHSDVFRRMLQAGLQDLIDAEATMKIGAAPHERTPERTTRRNGTRPKTLATPAGEVDLAIPKLREGSFFPSLLHPRRRVDKALYAVICQAWIDGVSTRKVDQLIRALGNDTGISRSTVSRICGEIDEAVQEFLHRRIDHTWFPYLFLDATYLDVRVRGRVVSQALVVATGVSGDGRREILGMALGDAETTDFWTEFLRGLRDRGLKVATDADPLGVALVTSDAHAGLKAAVKAILPGSGWQRCRVHFARNVTQKLGSARSKPVNAMITTIFAQTTPEAVTAQYRAVTDGLRSSFPEIADMLAAAEADLTGFAVMPREHWQKIWSNNPIERLNREIKRRADVVQIFPDRDSVTRLIGAVLQEQHEEWQYGERRYFSDISMRKLIHTLHEHTETPRAELYLTA; the protein is encoded by the coding sequence ATGACCCAGTACCAGTCTGCCTTGACGACCTTGATCGGCGAAGTCCTCGCCGATCCCGACCTCGCCCACTCGGACGTGTTCCGTCGGATGCTGCAGGCCGGCCTGCAAGACCTGATCGACGCGGAAGCGACGATGAAGATCGGCGCGGCCCCGCACGAGCGCACCCCGGAGCGCACCACCCGCCGCAACGGGACCCGCCCGAAGACCCTCGCGACGCCGGCCGGGGAAGTCGACCTTGCGATCCCGAAGCTGCGGGAGGGGTCGTTCTTCCCCAGCTTGCTGCACCCGCGCCGCCGGGTCGACAAAGCGCTCTACGCGGTGATCTGCCAGGCCTGGATCGATGGGGTCTCCACACGGAAGGTCGACCAGCTGATCCGAGCGTTGGGCAACGACACCGGCATCTCGAGGTCGACGGTGTCCCGGATCTGCGGGGAGATCGACGAGGCCGTGCAGGAGTTCCTGCACCGTCGCATCGATCACACCTGGTTCCCCTATCTGTTCCTCGACGCCACCTACCTCGACGTCCGGGTCCGCGGCCGCGTCGTCTCGCAAGCCCTCGTCGTCGCGACCGGCGTCAGCGGTGACGGCCGCCGGGAGATCCTCGGGATGGCGCTCGGCGACGCGGAGACCACGGACTTCTGGACCGAGTTCCTCCGCGGCCTGCGCGACCGGGGGTTGAAGGTCGCGACCGACGCGGACCCGCTCGGCGTCGCCTTGGTCACATCCGACGCGCACGCCGGCCTGAAAGCCGCGGTCAAGGCGATCCTGCCCGGGTCCGGGTGGCAGCGTTGCCGCGTCCACTTCGCGCGAAACGTGACCCAGAAACTCGGATCGGCCCGCTCGAAGCCGGTCAACGCGATGATCACCACGATCTTCGCGCAAACCACCCCCGAAGCCGTCACCGCGCAATACCGGGCCGTGACCGACGGGCTCCGCTCGTCGTTCCCCGAGATCGCCGACATGCTCGCCGCCGCCGAGGCAGACCTCACCGGGTTCGCGGTCATGCCACGCGAGCATTGGCAGAAGATCTGGTCGAACAACCCCATCGAGCGACTGAACCGCGAGATCAAACGTCGCGCCGACGTCGTCCAGATCTTCCCCGACCGCGACAGCGTCACCCGGCTCATCGGCGCCGTCCTGCAAGAGCAGCACGAGGAATGGCAGTACGGCGAACGCCGCTACTTCTCCGACATCTCCATGCGCAAGCTCATCCACACCCTCCACGAGCACACCGAGACACCCCGCGCCGAGCTCTACCTCACCGCCTGA
- the rhuM gene encoding virulence protein RhuM/Fic/DOC family protein: protein MTSAIEIFESMDGVVSLELRTEGEAVWASQADIEQLFGIDQSGVSRHIRNILRSDEVDSESNMQKVHIAGVARPVTFYSLDVVLAVGYRANSARAVEFRRWSTDVLKRYMLKGVATNERRLLELDSLVKVLSRSTDQLVAGVAEVVARYLPSLRALRDYDEGEIPVVDGDVPTWTLTYDEARAVIDEVGAEFPVDALFGGERGDALRGVVATIYQGFGGVDLYPTVQEKAANLLYLVVKDHPLTDGNKRSAAALFVHFLARNQVLDDARGVARISNNALAAITLMVAMSDPKEKELMIALLVSMLAGEG from the coding sequence ATGACGTCGGCGATCGAGATCTTCGAGTCCATGGATGGTGTGGTGTCCCTCGAGCTGCGCACGGAGGGTGAGGCCGTGTGGGCGTCGCAGGCTGACATCGAGCAGCTGTTCGGGATCGATCAGTCGGGCGTCTCGCGCCACATCCGCAACATCCTGCGGTCGGATGAGGTGGACTCCGAGAGCAATATGCAAAAAGTGCATATTGCTGGGGTCGCCAGGCCGGTGACGTTCTACAGCCTCGACGTCGTCCTCGCAGTCGGGTATCGCGCAAACTCCGCCCGCGCTGTGGAGTTCCGCCGCTGGTCGACCGATGTGCTCAAGAGATACATGCTGAAGGGAGTCGCGACCAACGAGCGCCGGCTCCTGGAGCTCGACTCGCTTGTGAAGGTTCTGTCGCGGTCGACTGATCAGCTCGTTGCCGGGGTAGCCGAAGTCGTCGCCAGATATCTGCCGAGCCTGCGCGCGCTCCGCGACTACGACGAGGGCGAGATCCCGGTTGTTGACGGCGATGTGCCGACCTGGACGCTGACTTATGACGAGGCGCGGGCGGTGATTGACGAAGTCGGGGCGGAGTTTCCGGTCGACGCGCTGTTCGGCGGCGAACGGGGCGACGCGCTGCGCGGTGTGGTGGCGACGATCTATCAGGGATTCGGGGGAGTGGATCTGTACCCGACGGTGCAGGAGAAGGCGGCGAATCTGCTCTACCTCGTCGTGAAGGACCACCCGCTCACCGACGGGAACAAGCGCAGCGCGGCGGCGCTGTTCGTGCACTTCCTCGCCCGTAACCAGGTGCTCGATGACGCGCGCGGCGTGGCGCGGATCTCCAACAACGCGCTGGCAGCGATCACGCTCATGGTCGCGATGAGCGACCCGAAAGAGAAGGAACTGATGATCGCTCTTCTCGTGAGCATGCTCGCCGGCGAAGGCTGA
- a CDS encoding helix-turn-helix domain-containing protein has product MPIVIDIDVMLARRKMAVGVLAERVGITPANLAVLKNGRAKAVRFSTLDALCDVLECQPGDLLQWVPPEQAASPAETSSADAAAPVSL; this is encoded by the coding sequence ATGCCGATCGTCATCGACATCGACGTCATGCTCGCGCGCCGCAAGATGGCCGTCGGCGTGCTCGCCGAACGCGTCGGCATCACGCCGGCGAACCTGGCTGTGCTGAAGAACGGACGAGCCAAGGCGGTGCGCTTCTCCACCCTCGACGCCCTGTGCGATGTCTTGGAGTGTCAACCGGGTGACCTGCTGCAGTGGGTCCCGCCCGAGCAGGCGGCATCACCGGCAGAGACGTCGTCGGCCGATGCAGCCGCTCCCGTCAGCCTTTGA
- a CDS encoding SDR family NAD(P)-dependent oxidoreductase has product MTRTIIITGASDGIGAASARQLHEAGEQVIVVGRDPDKTAAVAKRLDVPSHVADFADLAQVRDLAETLLQQYPRIDVLANNAGGVFGERTETRDGYELTFQVNHLAPFLLTNLLVERLRTSQASVIQTSSQAQRFSRFAIDDLQARRRYSAGRAYGNSKLANVLFTKELHRRFGEAGVSAVSFHPGAVATGFAAAARGPWRMLYQNDLFNRILDGTDVGGSKLTWMAMGKPGFDWERGGYYVNNRLARPHRDAEDPALARALWDRSAELVGL; this is encoded by the coding sequence ATGACACGCACGATCATCATCACCGGGGCGAGCGACGGAATCGGCGCGGCATCGGCGCGCCAGCTTCACGAGGCGGGGGAGCAGGTGATCGTGGTCGGCCGCGATCCCGACAAGACCGCGGCCGTCGCGAAGCGGCTGGATGTGCCGTCGCACGTCGCGGACTTCGCCGATCTGGCGCAGGTGCGTGATCTGGCGGAGACGCTCCTGCAGCAGTATCCGCGCATCGACGTGCTGGCCAACAACGCCGGAGGCGTGTTCGGCGAGCGCACGGAGACCCGGGACGGATACGAGCTCACCTTCCAGGTGAACCATCTCGCGCCGTTCCTGCTCACGAATCTGCTCGTGGAGCGGCTTCGCACCTCACAGGCGTCGGTGATCCAGACATCGAGCCAGGCCCAGCGCTTCTCTCGGTTCGCGATCGACGATCTGCAGGCGCGCCGGCGCTACTCGGCGGGGCGCGCGTACGGCAACAGCAAGCTCGCGAACGTGCTGTTCACGAAGGAGCTGCATCGTCGGTTCGGGGAGGCGGGAGTGTCGGCGGTGTCGTTCCACCCGGGCGCGGTGGCGACCGGCTTCGCGGCTGCCGCGCGGGGTCCGTGGCGGATGCTCTATCAGAACGACCTGTTCAACCGCATCCTCGACGGCACGGACGTCGGAGGGTCGAAGCTGACGTGGATGGCGATGGGAAAGCCCGGCTTCGACTGGGAGCGCGGCGGGTACTACGTGAACAATCGCCTCGCCCGGCCGCATCGTGACGCGGAGGATCCGGCGCTCGCGCGCGCCCTCTGGGACCGCAGCGCCGAGCTGGTCGGTCTCTGA
- a CDS encoding DUF2975 domain-containing protein, translating to MLGIVCLQVCAVCILILLTRVRRGSVFRPSSFRYVDAIAWSVFAAALVSAAVAALLAPGGIAPGVVALICGVALVLGGVASSS from the coding sequence GTGCTCGGCATCGTCTGTCTGCAGGTGTGCGCCGTCTGCATCCTGATCCTTCTCACACGGGTACGTCGCGGATCGGTCTTCCGCCCCTCGTCGTTCCGCTACGTGGACGCGATCGCGTGGTCCGTCTTCGCGGCGGCGCTCGTCAGCGCTGCCGTCGCCGCGCTGCTCGCCCCCGGCGGCATCGCGCCCGGCGTCGTCGCTCTCATCTGCGGCGTCGCGCTCGTGCTCGGCGGTGTCGCCTCATCGTCGTGA
- a CDS encoding helix-turn-helix domain-containing protein: protein MNQTSTSLALTMKAAAELVGVDYRTIKLGIDSGTIPTVQLGPRRMIPRAALLRIFGVEP, encoded by the coding sequence ATGAACCAGACATCGACGTCGCTCGCGTTGACGATGAAGGCTGCTGCAGAACTCGTCGGCGTGGACTACCGCACGATCAAGCTCGGCATCGACAGCGGGACGATCCCGACTGTCCAGCTGGGTCCCCGGCGAATGATCCCGAGGGCTGCATTGCTGAGGATCTTCGGCGTCGAGCCCTGA
- a CDS encoding IS5 family transposase (programmed frameshift), translating to MEPLMPTVTGRSRPWTDHRLAIEGMAWKYRTGAPWRDVPERFGKWNSIYKRFNRWAGDGTWQKLLTEVQKQADAAGEIDWVVSIDSTIARVHQHGATLARDTGAVPNHKNPWSEPPDHGIGRSRGGLTTKLHLVCDGRGRPLSMMITAGNINDTTMMSAVLENIRVPRDGKGRPRTRPDRVLADKGYPSRANRAWLRDRRIAATIPERDDQIAHRRKKPGRPIAFGDKQKERYKGRNVVERCFNRLKQWRGIAMRSDKLARNYRAAVSLAAALIWIKTDLR from the exons ATGGAGCCGTTGATGCCGACGGTGACCGGTCGGTCGCGGCCGTGGACGGATCACCGGCTCGCTATCGAGGGGATGGCGTGGAAGTACCGGACCGGTGCGCCGTGGCGTGACGTTCCGGAACGGTTCGGGAAGTGGAACTCGATCTACAAGCGGTTCAACCGGTGGGCCGGGGACGGCACCTGGCAGAAGCTGCTCACCGAGGTGCAGAAGCAGGCCGACGCCGCTGGGGAAATCGACTGGGTCGTCTCGATCGACTCCACGATCGCGCGCGTGCATCAGCACGGCGCGACCCTCGCCCGGGACACA GGGGCTGTGCCGAATCACAAGAATCCGTGGTCCGAGCCGCCTGATCACGGGATCGGACGCTCCCGCGGCGGGCTGACGACCAAACTGCACCTGGTCTGCGACGGCCGCGGCCGGCCGCTGAGCATGATGATCACCGCCGGGAACATCAACGACACCACGATGATGAGCGCGGTGCTGGAGAACATCCGCGTTCCCCGCGACGGGAAGGGCCGCCCCCGCACCCGCCCCGACCGGGTGCTCGCCGACAAGGGGTACCCCTCAAGGGCGAACCGCGCCTGGCTCCGCGACCGGAGGATCGCGGCGACCATCCCCGAGCGGGACGACCAGATCGCGCACCGCCGCAAGAAGCCGGGCCGGCCGATCGCTTTCGGCGACAAGCAGAAGGAACGCTACAAGGGACGCAACGTCGTAGAACGCTGCTTCAACCGTCTCAAGCAGTGGCGCGGCATCGCGATGCGCTCGGACAAACTCGCCCGCAACTACCGAGCCGCCGTCAGCCTCGCCGCGGCGCTGATCTGGATCAAGACCGATCTCCGCTGA
- a CDS encoding cation transporter → MSAAITADRRVTLHRRVRLIVAFTITYNILEGIIAVAAGAAASSAALIGFGLDSFIEVLSAVAVAWQFTRKNPERWEKPTVRAIGIAFFALAVYVTVDAIIALAGVEPVEHSPLGIGIAVASLVVMPALAWFQFRTGRELGSKSVQADAKQLLLCIYLSGTVLIGLLLNSLFGWTWADSIAALIIAALAMREGIEAWRGDIESPFELLQNDDGDQEFEAEEVS, encoded by the coding sequence ATGAGCGCGGCGATCACGGCTGATCGCCGCGTGACGCTGCACCGGCGGGTGCGACTGATCGTCGCGTTCACGATCACCTACAACATCCTCGAGGGCATTATCGCGGTCGCTGCGGGTGCGGCCGCGTCGTCGGCTGCGCTGATCGGGTTCGGTCTGGACTCATTCATCGAGGTCCTCTCGGCCGTGGCGGTGGCATGGCAGTTCACCCGGAAGAATCCCGAACGGTGGGAGAAGCCGACCGTCCGGGCGATCGGCATCGCGTTCTTCGCGCTTGCCGTGTACGTCACCGTCGACGCGATCATCGCCCTCGCCGGCGTCGAACCGGTTGAGCACAGCCCGCTTGGCATCGGTATCGCGGTCGCGAGCCTTGTCGTCATGCCCGCACTCGCGTGGTTCCAATTCCGGACCGGCCGCGAACTCGGGTCCAAGAGCGTCCAGGCAGACGCCAAGCAACTGCTGCTGTGCATCTACCTGTCCGGCACCGTGCTGATCGGCCTGCTGCTGAACTCGCTCTTCGGCTGGACGTGGGCCGACTCGATCGCCGCACTAATCATCGCTGCGCTCGCGATGCGCGAGGGAATCGAGGCCTGGCGCGGCGACATCGAATCACCGTTCGAATTGCTCCAGAACGACGACGGCGATCAAGAATTCGAAGCAGAGGAGGTGTCGTGA
- a CDS encoding Ig-like domain-containing protein — MFDFEGRPLESLRVWDYVRYGTVGPRDVDTVASPEITVVDGQSWSLPETVAVSYTDGTTEQQDVTWQGHESWFVGAGTYEVPGTTDAGLESTLTVTVLDGDADGQNLLANPGFEDGVAPWTGTGTGYTISATDDPFAGTRSTHWYRAGGDFSFTISQEITGVSAGDYRLSAQAQGRAAVAGEATSISLASGIESASAPFTLSGYEGWQNPRTPIVTVAEGQSVTVSATFSLKDGAWGTIDEFELVEVTPVVEADTSALEAVYTEGAAIDRDGWTAASLLAFDRAMTRAEVILDASSPSQASVDAAAAALRTAIDDLEAGDGSIPDPTVRTVELTVVDGEPIDLPDEVTVVAYDDSTTTEAVTWNDGLDAIAGPGTYTVTGVTENGWTARAEIVVTARNEIANGGFEKGIDDVTPWTIEADPWPEDEGSFWVTASAGSDGDEGEYALNYYVDGQPYAFTALQDVDLPAGTYELSAAAMGGSDVGDPAQIDLVASVGGVEQTQAFTLSGWPTWDRPTLQIVLDEAATVTVGVRGLGDDGDWGYLDAFTLVATDTGDGDSGGSDGGSGGSDADATGGDTDGSSGDGTDEEAEGGVSGSPSGEIAQTGAPSMTGALAGALGLLALGGALVVASLRRARREQTGS, encoded by the coding sequence ATGTTCGACTTCGAGGGTCGACCGCTGGAGTCGCTGCGGGTATGGGACTACGTGCGCTACGGCACCGTCGGCCCGCGCGATGTCGATACCGTCGCCTCGCCGGAGATCACTGTCGTCGATGGCCAGTCGTGGTCGCTCCCCGAGACGGTCGCGGTGTCGTACACCGACGGCACGACCGAGCAGCAGGATGTGACCTGGCAGGGGCACGAGTCCTGGTTCGTCGGCGCGGGCACCTACGAGGTGCCGGGAACGACGGATGCGGGCCTCGAGTCGACGCTGACGGTGACCGTTCTCGACGGCGACGCCGACGGGCAGAATCTCCTCGCGAACCCCGGGTTCGAAGACGGCGTCGCTCCGTGGACGGGAACGGGCACGGGCTACACGATCAGCGCGACCGACGACCCGTTCGCGGGTACGCGTTCGACGCACTGGTATCGCGCCGGCGGCGACTTCTCGTTCACGATCTCTCAGGAGATCACCGGTGTCTCCGCCGGCGATTACCGCCTCTCGGCGCAGGCGCAGGGACGCGCCGCGGTCGCCGGCGAGGCGACCTCGATCTCGCTGGCTTCGGGCATCGAGAGCGCGTCGGCGCCGTTCACGCTGAGCGGCTACGAGGGGTGGCAGAACCCGCGCACGCCGATCGTCACGGTCGCCGAGGGGCAGAGCGTCACGGTCTCCGCGACGTTCTCCCTCAAGGACGGCGCTTGGGGCACGATCGACGAGTTCGAGCTCGTCGAGGTGACCCCCGTGGTCGAAGCCGACACGTCAGCTCTGGAGGCGGTGTACACGGAGGGCGCGGCCATCGACCGCGACGGGTGGACGGCGGCCTCGCTGCTGGCCTTCGACCGGGCCATGACCCGCGCCGAGGTGATCCTCGACGCGTCGTCGCCGAGCCAGGCATCCGTGGATGCTGCGGCCGCGGCCCTGCGCACGGCCATCGACGACCTCGAAGCCGGAGACGGAAGCATCCCCGATCCGACCGTGCGCACCGTCGAACTGACCGTCGTGGACGGCGAGCCGATCGACCTTCCCGACGAGGTCACCGTGGTCGCCTACGACGATTCGACGACCACCGAGGCGGTGACCTGGAACGACGGACTGGACGCGATCGCCGGTCCCGGCACGTACACCGTGACCGGTGTCACCGAGAACGGCTGGACGGCTCGGGCCGAGATCGTCGTGACGGCGCGCAACGAGATCGCCAACGGCGGGTTCGAGAAGGGTATCGACGACGTCACGCCGTGGACGATCGAAGCGGACCCCTGGCCGGAAGACGAGGGCTCCTTCTGGGTCACCGCGTCGGCGGGTTCCGACGGCGATGAGGGTGAATACGCCTTGAACTACTACGTCGACGGGCAGCCGTACGCGTTCACCGCGCTCCAGGATGTCGACCTGCCTGCGGGCACCTACGAGCTGTCCGCCGCGGCGATGGGTGGCAGCGACGTGGGCGATCCGGCTCAGATCGACCTCGTCGCGAGCGTCGGCGGTGTGGAGCAGACGCAGGCGTTCACCCTGAGCGGCTGGCCGACGTGGGACCGACCCACGCTTCAGATCGTGCTCGACGAGGCCGCGACGGTCACGGTGGGCGTCCGCGGTCTCGGGGATGACGGTGACTGGGGCTACCTCGACGCCTTCACGCTCGTTGCAACGGATACGGGTGACGGCGACTCGGGCGGATCCGACGGCGGGTCGGGCGGTTCCGACGCAGACGCAACCGGCGGCGACACCGACGGTTCGAGCGGCGACGGCACCGACGAGGAAGCGGAAGGTGGGGTCTCGGGATCGCCCTCCGGCGAGATCGCGCAGACCGGAGCCCCGAGCATGACGGGTGCGCTGGCGGGTGCGCTCGGACTGCTGGCTCTCGGAGGCGCCCTCGTCGTCGCCTCCCTCCGCCGCGCTCGTCGCGAGCAGACAGGTTCCTGA
- a CDS encoding AAA family ATPase, whose protein sequence is MRGGLERWKRGANSRGVRHAIAYAMEGTCDAHLPHLYGVEALENYSDVSGATVSRFIVENGAISSDELTAGGLRVWLTGHDPITGEERGRQRLSPDADLVLDGTINHPKSYSIAALLHPGLAREFEALQDRLRDQVLLTWQRQLNARRGHNGLIREDITRLEVVELQHRRSRALDPHIHRHLWLNVKVLGADGRWSNVDSRVAMKLHTVVNAEGELAARTDPEWIAALARHGYTIGIDGEIAELAATVRPLSRRSAQIEANRARLIAEWTSAHGGSAPSMDALTQIDRRAWAVSRPNKPQGLDEGSWEAVVRDEIAEIDQTLRQERATVELDHVDPAVLDRDLLAAMAIVDADGRSVGSSGRFSAFDVRAGAIRALSRSGIVAARADLDQVIDDVTARALRESVDLGGGADAPAHVKVFMATETMRSKIFLSHRLDRIATPGRSLLPTELRKQAGGECGQLDSAQFVAAAAIAGSDGLVAVTGPAGAGKTTMLRVVFRALSAQRRRMLIVAPTRKAASVAAREVGAAATSIHALLADHGFRWGTDAAGATTWHRLSIGDVDAATGAIYDGPTSFVLRARDRIVVDEAGMVDLQVANALAELAHERGVGVAMVGDPYQALPVGHVGAMAAAVRHACAAVELDAVHRFADAEYAALTLELRHPDDAEHAARIASRLDERGHLTRVDHAEDAHRHMIDAYFAWQARGKRVALVTGANSDAGALNDEIQQRRVDRGELDPTVLAWGMGEQRILVGDTVQTRRNDRRVGVENRATWVVSKIAEDSLLLRSVNDSGDVRKVTRVYALEHVQLAYASTVHGIQGETVDASIVGPDVDAAGLYVGLTRGREHNEVVTVAPTGRAARANVATCMLRGTTELTMQDAVRAAQAEMQRAAQVRDRHEAFTRGPHVAPSAGRGMSI, encoded by the coding sequence ATGAGAGGTGGCCTGGAGCGTTGGAAACGGGGTGCTAATTCGCGCGGGGTCCGCCACGCGATCGCGTACGCGATGGAGGGCACCTGCGATGCTCACCTCCCGCACCTTTACGGTGTCGAAGCGCTCGAGAACTACAGCGATGTCTCAGGTGCGACCGTATCGAGATTCATCGTGGAGAACGGTGCCATCTCGAGCGACGAGTTGACCGCCGGTGGACTCCGCGTATGGCTGACCGGCCACGATCCGATCACGGGGGAGGAACGAGGCCGTCAGCGGTTGAGTCCCGACGCTGACTTGGTGCTCGACGGGACGATCAATCACCCGAAGTCCTACAGCATCGCCGCGCTTCTGCATCCTGGGCTCGCACGAGAGTTCGAAGCGCTGCAGGACCGGCTGAGAGACCAAGTGCTCCTCACCTGGCAGCGGCAACTCAATGCCCGACGTGGACACAACGGGCTCATCCGCGAAGACATCACCCGGCTCGAGGTTGTCGAGTTGCAGCACCGCCGTTCGCGCGCGCTTGACCCGCACATCCATCGTCATCTGTGGCTCAACGTGAAGGTGCTCGGCGCCGACGGCAGGTGGTCGAACGTCGACTCCCGAGTCGCGATGAAGCTGCACACCGTTGTGAATGCCGAAGGTGAGCTTGCTGCGCGCACCGATCCTGAGTGGATCGCAGCGCTGGCCCGCCACGGCTACACGATCGGGATCGACGGCGAGATCGCTGAGCTGGCCGCTACCGTGCGCCCGCTGTCTCGTCGGTCCGCGCAGATCGAAGCCAACCGTGCACGCCTGATCGCTGAATGGACGTCTGCTCACGGCGGGTCCGCGCCCAGCATGGACGCGCTGACGCAGATCGATCGGCGCGCGTGGGCGGTGTCGAGGCCGAACAAGCCCCAGGGCCTCGATGAAGGCTCGTGGGAAGCAGTCGTGCGCGACGAGATCGCCGAGATCGATCAGACCCTGCGCCAGGAGCGCGCCACGGTCGAACTCGATCACGTCGATCCTGCGGTGCTCGATCGTGACCTGCTCGCGGCGATGGCGATCGTCGACGCGGACGGGCGCTCTGTGGGCTCCAGTGGGCGATTCAGTGCTTTCGACGTGCGCGCCGGCGCCATCCGCGCGCTCTCACGCAGTGGAATCGTCGCCGCGCGTGCCGACCTCGATCAGGTGATCGACGACGTCACCGCACGAGCGCTGCGCGAGTCGGTCGACCTCGGAGGCGGGGCCGACGCCCCCGCGCACGTCAAGGTCTTCATGGCGACCGAAACGATGAGGTCGAAGATCTTCCTCTCGCACCGGCTCGACCGAATCGCAACGCCCGGACGCTCCCTCCTCCCCACCGAACTGCGAAAGCAGGCCGGTGGGGAGTGCGGCCAACTGGACTCGGCGCAATTCGTCGCCGCAGCCGCGATCGCCGGAAGCGACGGCCTGGTCGCCGTCACCGGGCCGGCCGGTGCAGGCAAGACGACCATGCTGCGGGTCGTCTTTCGCGCGCTGAGCGCGCAACGCCGACGCATGCTCATCGTCGCGCCCACGCGCAAGGCGGCTTCGGTTGCAGCGCGCGAGGTCGGCGCGGCCGCAACCAGCATCCACGCGCTCCTCGCGGATCACGGATTCCGGTGGGGCACGGATGCCGCGGGTGCCACGACCTGGCATCGACTGTCGATCGGCGACGTGGATGCTGCTACCGGAGCGATCTACGACGGCCCGACGAGCTTCGTCCTGCGCGCGCGGGACCGCATTGTCGTCGACGAGGCCGGCATGGTCGACCTGCAGGTCGCGAACGCGCTCGCAGAACTCGCCCACGAGCGCGGTGTCGGCGTCGCCATGGTCGGCGACCCTTATCAAGCCCTCCCCGTCGGACACGTGGGTGCCATGGCTGCCGCCGTCCGGCACGCTTGCGCCGCGGTCGAGCTGGACGCGGTGCACCGATTTGCGGATGCCGAGTACGCGGCCCTCACGCTCGAGCTGCGGCATCCCGACGATGCCGAGCACGCGGCGCGTATCGCGAGCCGACTGGACGAACGCGGGCACCTGACACGAGTCGACCATGCGGAGGATGCCCATCGGCACATGATCGACGCCTACTTCGCATGGCAGGCGCGCGGCAAGCGTGTCGCGCTCGTCACCGGCGCCAATAGCGACGCCGGCGCACTCAACGACGAGATCCAGCAGCGGCGGGTCGATCGCGGGGAACTGGACCCGACCGTTCTCGCGTGGGGCATGGGGGAGCAGCGCATCCTCGTCGGCGACACCGTTCAGACGCGCCGCAACGATCGTCGTGTGGGGGTGGAGAATCGCGCCACCTGGGTCGTCAGCAAGATCGCCGAAGACTCGCTGCTGCTGCGATCCGTCAACGACAGCGGCGACGTGCGGAAGGTCACACGCGTCTACGCGCTCGAGCACGTGCAACTCGCGTACGCGTCGACCGTGCACGGCATCCAGGGCGAGACGGTGGATGCCTCGATCGTCGGCCCTGACGTGGACGCCGCCGGCCTCTACGTCGGCCTCACCCGTGGACGCGAGCACAACGAGGTGGTCACTGTCGCACCCACCGGCCGCGCCGCGCGCGCGAACGTCGCGACTTGCATGCTGCGCGGCACCACGGAGCTGACGATGCAGGACGCCGTGCGCGCAGCCCAGGCAGAGATGCAGCGGGCTGCGCAGGTTCGAGATCGACACGAGGCCTTCACCCGCGGGCCTCACGTTGCGCCGAGCGCGGGGCGTGGGATGTCGATCTGA